A stretch of the Aegilops tauschii subsp. strangulata cultivar AL8/78 chromosome 4, Aet v6.0, whole genome shotgun sequence genome encodes the following:
- the LOC109773130 gene encoding nuclear cap-binding protein subunit 1 — translation MSAGWRTLLLRIGDRCPEYGGTADHKEHIEICYNVLSREYEHSKDDIFEFLLQCAEQLPHKIPFFGVLIGLINLENEDFAKGIVDATQANLQDALHTENRDRIRILLRFLCGLMCSKVISPNSIIETYETLLSSAATILDEDAGNPSWQPRADFYVYCILASLPWGGSELFEQAPDELERVLVGIQSYISIRRHFDDIAFSVFETDEGNSPNKKDFMEDLWERMQLLSRNGWKVKSVPKPHLSFEAQLVVGKSHRFHPVSCPPPTFTMSSSEILKGQEKHEANLKYPQRLRRLHIFPTNKAENMQPVDRFVVEEYILDVLLFFNGCRKECAFYLVSLPVSFRYEYLMAETIFSQLLLLPNPPFRPIYYTLVIIDLCKALPAAFPSVVVAAVHALFDRISNMDTECRTRLILWFSHHLSNFQFIWPWQEWANVKGLPKWAPQRVFVQEVLEREIRLSYFEKIKQSIEDAAELEGLLPPKAGPNFRYHTDESKESTEGHRISKELVSMVRGRKTTRDIILWVEEQIVPANGTKFAVDVVSQTLLDIGSKSFTHLITVLERYGQIISKLCPDEEMQLLLMDEVSAYWKNSTQMTAIAIDRMMGYRLISNLAIVKWVFSPANVDQFHVSDRPWEILRNTVSKTYNRISDLRKEIQTLRKSIQVAKEASAKAIKELEEAKSILEIVEGQPVSSERPGRLRRLQGFADKAKEEEVTIEESLEAKQALLARGLEEGKELLRLLFKSFVDVLTERLPPVSADGDVPNLRAGDPNVTFPASDPEAATMEIDDENGADNNSQVNGENMKAGYTIGELEQWCLCTLGYLKSFSRQYATEIWSHIGMLDEEVFVGSIHPLIRKAAFSGLCRQMNQ, via the exons GAAATCTGTTACAATGTGCTTTCTCGTGAATATGAACACTCCAAAGATGATATTTTTGAG TTTCTCCTTCAGTGTGCAGAACAATTACCTCACAAGATTCCTTTCTTTGGAGTTTTG ATAGGTTTGATAAATTTAGAAAATGAAGATTTTGCCAAGGGTATCGTGGATGCAACACAGGCAAACCTACAG GATGCTTTGCATACTGAAAACCGTGATAGGATCAGGATATTGCTGCGGTTTCTCTGTGGCCTG ATGTGCAGCAAAGTTATATCCCCAAATTCCATTATTGAGACATACGAGACACTTTTATCATCTGCTGCAACTATATTGGATGAGGATGCTGGAAATCCTTCTTGGCAACCACGTGCTGATTTTTATGTTTATTGTATTTTGGCTTCCCTTCCATGGGGTGGTTCAGAATTGTTCGAG CAAGCCCCGGATGAACTCGAGAGGGTTCTGGTTGGTATACAGTCTTATATAAGCATCAGAAGGCATTTTGATGATATTGCTTTCTCAGTCTTCGAGACGGACGAAGGCAACTCTCCCAATAAGAAG GATTTCATGGAAGATCTATGGGAGCGTATGCAACTTCTTTCTCGTAATGGGTGGAAGGTTAAAAGTG TTCCAAAACCTCACTTGTCGTTTGAAGCTCAGTTAGTAGTTGGAAAATCTCACCGTTTCCACCCAGTTAGTTGCCCACCGCCTACTTTCACGATGTCATCTTCTGAGATATTAAAAGGGCAAGAGAAGCATGAAGCCAATCTAAAGTATCCTCAAAGGCTTCGTAGGCTCCATATATTTCCAACAAATAAAGCTGAG AATATGCAACCTGTAGACCGTTTTGTTGTTGAGGAATACATATTGGATGTGCTGCTTTTCTTCAATGGATG TCGCAAAGAATGTGCGTTTTATCTGGTCAGCCTTCCTGTGTCTTTTCGGTATGAATACCTGATGGCTGAGACCATATTTTCACAG CTACTATTGCTGCCGAATCCACCTTTCAGGCCAATCTACTATACGTTGGTTATCATCGATCTTTGCAAG GCTTTGCCAGCTGCATTTCCATCTGTGGTGGTAGCAGCAGTACATGCTCTTTTTGATAGAATAAGTAACATGGATACAGAGTGCCGCACCAGACTTATCCTATGGTTTTCACATCATTT GTCAAATTTTCAATTCATTTGGCCTTGGCAGGAGTGGGCCAATGTGAAGGGCCTACCAAAATGGGCTCCACAACGTGTTTTTGTCCAAGAAGTACTAGAAAGGGAAATTCGGTTGTCCTATTTCGAGAAAATCAAGCAG AGTATTGAAGATGCTGCTGAGTTGGAAGGGTTGTTACCCCCAAAAGCTGGTCCTAATTTCAGATATCATACAGATGAAAGCAAAGAAAGCACCGAAGGCCACAGGATATCCAAGGAACTTGTTAGCATGGTTAGAGGAAGAAAGACTACACGTGATATTATTTTGTGGGTTGAGGAACAAATAGTTCCTGCAAATGGCACCAAATTCGCAGTTGATGTTGTTAGTCAGACACTTCTTGACATTGGTTCAAAAAGTTTCACCCATCTTATCACTGTTTTGGAGAGATATGGTCAAATAATTTCCAAACTATGCCCAGATGAGGAAATGCAGTTATTGTTGATGGATGAAGTCAGTGCTTACTGGAAGAACAGTACCCAGATGACTGCTATAGCTATTGATAGAATGATGGGTTATCGCTTAATTTCCAACTTGGCTATAGTCAAGTGGGTTTTTTCTCCTGCTAATGTTGATCAATTTCATGTGTCGGATCGTCCATGGGAG ATTCTTAGGAATACTGTTAGTAAGACATACAATCGAATCAGTGATCTCCGGAAGGAAATTCAGACACTGAGGAAAAGTATTCAAGTTGCTAAAGAGGCTAGTGCAAAAGCCATCAAAGAGTTGGAGGAGGCTAAATCAATACTTGAAATCGTAGAGGGCCAACCTGTGTCATCTGAAAGACCAGGCAGGCTGAGACGACTTCAAGGCTTTGCTGACAAAGCAAAAGAAGAGGAAGTAACTATTGAAGAATCGTTAGAGGCAAAGCAGGCTCTCCTTGCCCGGGGCCTTGAAGAAGGCAAA GAATTGCTTAGGTTATTATTCAAGAGCTTTGTTGATGTGCTTACTGAACGCCTGCCACCTGTTTCTGCTGATGGAGATGTTCCTAACCTACGCGCTGGAGATCCTAATGTAACATTTCCAGCCAGCGATCCTGAAGCGGCAACTATGGAGATAGACGATGAAAATGGAGCAGATAACAATAG TCAAGTGAATGGTGAAAATATGAAAGCTGGTTATACTATTGGAGAGCTTGAGCAATGGTGCCTGTGCACATTGGGGTATCTAAAGTCATTTTCTCGACAGTATGCAACAGAG ATTTGGTCTCACATTGGCATGTTGGACGAGGAGGTTTTTGTTGGGAGTATTCACCCTCTCATCCGGAAAGCCGCATTCTCCGGTTTGTGCAGACAGATGAACCAGTGA